In one Myotis daubentonii chromosome 1, mMyoDau2.1, whole genome shotgun sequence genomic region, the following are encoded:
- the KIAA0232 gene encoding uncharacterized protein KIAA0232 homolog isoform X3: protein MRPVCAVVDGVPPESSSGSDPGPVSVSEMSLLHALGPVQTWLGQELEKCGIDAMIYTRYVLSLLLHDSYDYDLQEQENDIFLGWEKGAYKKWGKSKKKCSDLTLEEMKKQAAVQCLRSASDESSGIETLVEELCSRLKDLQSKQEEKIHKKFEGCPSPEAELSPTAKDQVEMYYEAFPPLSEKPVCLQEIMTVWNKSKVCSSSSSSSSSTAPPASTDTASPKDCNSEGEASRDRGEVVPTAVHAQTLSRSKNEKENKFGNGTIEEKPALYKKQMRHKPEGKVRPRSWSSGSSEAGSSSSGNQGELKASMKCVKVRHKARDLRNRKGRNGQSRLSLKHGERAERITHVGGGGSSSSGGSGRQLCRRAKRPLKEVGRRDADGAEGRDLHLDSRNDKEYKEEPLWYTEPIAEYFVPLSRKSKLETTYRNQQDARDPTAEAIGELSDSVHGLCISNSNIHKAYLPAGTFIDGHFVEMPAVINEEVDLPGTSFCSLPEDNSYSDDIHLSELTHFYEVDIDQSMLDPGASETMQGESRILNMIRQKSKERSDFEAECCIVLDGMELQGERAIWTDSTSSAAAEGQFLQGLGNLAQFWECCSSSSGDADGESFGGESPIRLSPILDGAALDPHLLAGNQELFSDINEGSGINSCFSVFEVQCSNSVLPFSFETLNLGNENTDSSVNTLGKTQSRLLIWTRNSAFEENEHCSNLSTRTCSPWSHSEETRSDNETLSLQLEESTQFNAEDVNYVVPRVSSNYVDEELLDFLQDETCQQNSRTLGEIPTLVLKKKSKLESVCGIQLEQKPENKTFEPTHVRCGSSPGGDGYGPGVIKDIWTQLAERNSVALVEVEGAADELFSTDVNNYCCCLDAEAEGEPLREPSKAVQRSEYHLWEGQKENLEKRAFVSGELSKVDGGDYTTPSKPWDVAQEKENAFILGGVYGELKTFSSDGEWAVVPPSHAKGSLLQCAASDVVTIAGTDVFMTPGNSFAPGHRQLWKPLVALEQSDPPRTGEGGLNKGFSFVFHEDFLGACGNFQVEDPGLEYSFSSFDLDNPFSQVLHVECSFEPEGIASFSPGFRPKSILCSDPDSDVFHPRICGVDRTQYRAIRISPRTHFRPISASELSPGAGSESEFESEKDEASLPVPPQVDAFEDPQADLKPLEEDAQKEGHYYGKSELESGKFLPRLKKSGMEKSAQTSLDAQEEPAGKQAQCLECSGSEPLGTGVESSEANCKIMAPCEEDANHFCSCKAGCQFPAYEDNPVPSGQLEEFPVLSTDVQGINRSQEKQTWWEKALYSPLFPASECEERYTNAKGEHGIEEHPDAKEMPCNEERLLDFNRSVCQS from the exons GAGAATGACATCTTCCTGGGCTGGGAAAAAGGAGCTTACAAGAAATGGGGAAAGAGTAAGAAGAAGTGCTCGGATCTCACTCTGGAAGAGATGAAAAAACAGGCTGCTGTCCAGTGTCTTCGATCTGCATCTGATGAA AGCTCTGGAATCGAGACGTTAGTGGAGGAGCTCTGCTCCCGCCTAAAAGACCTGCAGAGCAAGCAAG AAGAGAAGATTCACAAAAAGTTCGAAGGGTGTCCCTCTCCAGAGGCAGAGTTATCCCCGACAGCAAAGGATCAAGTGGAAAT GTACTACGAAGCGTTTCCCCCGCTTTCGGAAAAGCCAGTTTGCCTGCAAGAGATCATGACCGTGTGGAACAAGTCTAAAGTCTGCTCTTCCTCCAGCTCCTCGTCATCGTCCACCGCGCCCCCAGCCAGCACAGACACGGCGTCCCCCAAGGACTGCAACAGTGAGGGCGAGGCCAGCAGGGACAGGGGCGAGGTGGTGCCCACCGCTGTACACGCGCAAACCCTGAGCAGAAGTAAAAATGAGAAGGAGAACAAATTTGGGAACGGCACAATTGAAGAGAAGCCTGCTTTGTACAAAAAACAAATGCGACACAAACCCGAAGGCAAGGTCCGCCCTCGCTCCTGGTCCTCCGGCTCCAGTGAGGCAGGCTCCAGCTCGAGCGGGAATCAGGGAGAACTAAAAGCATCCATGAAGTGCGTGAAAGTCAGACACAAGGCGCGAGACCTCCGAAACAGGAAAGGGCGGAATGGGCAGAGCAGGCTCTCGCTGAAGCATGGCGAGAGGGCCGAAAGGATCACCCACgtgggcggcggcggcagcagcagcagtggcggctCTGGCAGGCAGCTGTGCAGGCGAGCGAAGAGACCATTGAAGGAGGTAGGCAGGAGGGACGCAGACGGCGCAGAGGGCAGAGACCTGCACCTGGACAGCAGAAACGACAAGGAATACAAAGAAGAGCCACTGTGGTACACCGAACCGATTGCAGAATATTTCGTTCCTTTGAGCAGGAAAAGTAAACTAGAGACCACGTACCGAAACCAACAGGATGCGCGGGATCCGACTGCAGAGGCGATAGGAGAACTGTCTGACTCAGTGCACGGTCTTTGTATCAGCAACAGTAACATTCATAAAGCGTACCTCCCAGCGGGTACTTTCATCGATGGTCACTTTGTAGAAATGCCTGCGGTTATAAATGAGGAGGTTGACCTCCCTGGGACCTCATTCTGTTCTCTCCCGGAGGACAACAGCTACTCGGATGATATTCATCTGTCAGAGTTAACACACTTCTATGAAGTGGACATTGATCAATCCATGTTGGATCCTGGTGCCTCAGAAACAATGCAAGGAGAAAGTCGGATTTTGAATATGATTCGACAAAAAAGCAAGGAGAGAAGTGATTTTGAGGCAGAATGTTGCATAGTGTTAGATGGGATGGAGTTGCAAGGGGAACGTGCAATATGGACAGATTCCACCAGCTCCGCGGCCGCCGAGGGCCAgttcctgcagggcctgggcaaCCTGGCGCAGTTCTGGGAGTGCTGCTCGTCCAGCTCCGGGGATGCCGACGGCGAGAGCTTCGGGGGAGAGTCTCCGATCAGGCTCTCTCCCATCTTAGACGGCGCAGCCCTCGACCCGCATCTGCTTGCCGGCAATCAAGAGCTCTTCTCAGATATTAATGAAGGATCTGGTATAAACTCTTGTTTTTCAGTGTTTGAAGTGCAATGCAGTAATTCTGTTCTACCATTTTCTTTTGAAACACTCAACTTGGGGAATGAAAATACAGATTCTAGTGTGAACACACTCGGGAAAACACAGTCCAGGTTGCTAATATGGACCAGAAATAGTGCCTTTGAAGAAAATGAACACTGTTCTAATCTTTCCACAAGAACCTGTAGCCCATGGTCCCATTCAGAAGAAACACGTTCGGACAATGAGACGTTAAGTCTCCAGTTGGAAGAATCCACGCAGTTTAACGCAGAAGATGTTAATTATGTGGTTCCTAGAGTCTCGTCAAATTATGTAGATGAAGAACTTCTAGATTTTTTGCAAGATGAAACTTGCCAACAAAACAGTAGAACTTTAGGAGAAATTCCCAcgttagttttaaaaaaaaaatcgaaaCTAGAATCTGTCTGTGGTATTCAGCTCGAACAAAAACCAGAGAACAAAACCTTTGAACCTACGCACGTGCGTTGTGGGAGCAGCCCCGGTGGAGACGGCTACGGGCCAGGGGTCATTAAGGACATCTGGACACAGCTGGCGGAGAGGAACTCCGTGGCGCTGGTGGAAGTCGAAGGAGCTGCTGATGAGCTGTTCTCCACAGACGTGAACAACTATTGCTGCTGCCTGGACGCTGAAGCCGAGGGGGAGCCGCTCCGGGAGCCCAGCAAGGCCGTGCAGCGGTCGGAGTACCACCTGTGGGAGGGGCAGAAGGAGAACCTGGAGAAGCGCGCCTTTGTGTCGGGCGAGCTGTCCAAGGTGGACGGCGGCGACTACACCACACCCTCCAAGCCTTGGGACGTGGCCCAGGAGAAGGAGAACGCCTTCATTCTCGGGGGCGTGTACGGAGAGCTGAAGACCTTCAGCAGCGACGGGGAGTGGGCGGTGGTGCCGCCCAGCCACGCGAAGGGAAGCCTGCTGCAGTGCGCGGCCTCCGACGTGGTGACCATCGCCGGCACGGACGTCTTCATGACGCCGGGGAACAGCTTCGCTCCCGGCCACCGGCAGCTGTGGAAGCCCCTCGTGGCGCTGGAGCAGAGCGACCCGCCGAGGACGGGGGAGGGCGGGTTAAATAAGGGGTTTTCCTTTGTCTTCCATGAAGACTTCCTGGGAGCTTGTGGCAACTTCCAAGTTGAAGATCCTGGACTCGAGTATTCGTTCTCTTCCTTCGACTTGGACAATCCGTTTTCCCAGGTTCTCCACGTGGAGTGCTCCTTTGAGCCCGAAGGGATTGCGTCTTTCAGCCCTGGTTTCAGGCCGAAGTCCATCCTCTGCTCCGACCCCGACAGTGACGTGTTCCACCCCAGGATCTGCGGCGTCGACAGAACCCAGTACAGGGCCATTCGGATCTCGCCTAGGACCCACTTCCGCCCCATTTCCGCATCTGAGCTGTCCCCTGGAGCGGGGAGCGAGTCGGAGTTTGAGTCTGAGAAAGACGAAGCCAGTCTCCCCGTTCCTCCTCAGGTTGATGCGTTCGAAGATCCACAGGCAGATCTCAAGCCCCTGGAAGAAGATGCGCAGAAAGAAGGCCATTACTACGGGAAGTCGGAACTGGAGTCGGGGAAGTTCCTGCCCCGGCTGAAGAAGTCGGGGATGGAGAAGAGCGCGCAGACGTCCCTGGATGCGCAGGAGGAGCCGGCGGGGAAGCAGGCCCAGTGCCTGGAGTGCAGCGGGAGCGAGCCCCTGGGCACCGGTGTGGAAAGCTCAGAGGCAAATTGTAAAATAATGGCCCCGTGCGAGGAAGACGCTAATCATTTCTGCAGTTGCAAAGCAGGTTGTCAGTTCCCTGCCTATGAAGATAACCCGGTTCCTTCCGGACAGCTGGAGGAG TTTCCCGTGTTGAGCACTGATGTACAAGGAATAAACAGAAGTCAAGAGAAGCAGACCTGGTGGGAGAAAGCCCTGTACTCGCCCCTCTTCCCTGCGTCAGAGTGCGAAG aacgttatACAAATGCCAAGGGAGAGCATGGTATAGAAGAGCATCCAGATGCTAAAGAAATGCCCTGTAATGAAGAGCGTCTGTTAGATTTTAATAGG TCTGTATGCCAGTCCTGA
- the KIAA0232 gene encoding uncharacterized protein KIAA0232 homolog isoform X4, producing MRPVCAVVDGVPPESSSGSDPGPVSVSEMSLLHALGPVQTWLGQELEKCGIDAMIYTRYVLSLLLHDSYDYDLQEQENDIFLGWEKGAYKKWGKSKKKCSDLTLEEMKKQAAVQCLRSASDESSGIETLVEELCSRLKDLQSKQEEKIHKKFEGCPSPEAELSPTAKDQVEMYYEAFPPLSEKPVCLQEIMTVWNKSKVCSSSSSSSSSTAPPASTDTASPKDCNSEGEASRDRGEVVPTAVHAQTLSRSKNEKENKFGNGTIEEKPALYKKQMRHKPEGKVRPRSWSSGSSEAGSSSSGNQGELKASMKCVKVRHKARDLRNRKGRNGQSRLSLKHGERAERITHVGGGGSSSSGGSGRQLCRRAKRPLKEVGRRDADGAEGRDLHLDSRNDKEYKEEPLWYTEPIAEYFVPLSRKSKLETTYRNQQDARDPTAEAIGELSDSVHGLCISNSNIHKAYLPAGTFIDGHFVEMPAVINEEVDLPGTSFCSLPEDNSYSDDIHLSELTHFYEVDIDQSMLDPGASETMQGESRILNMIRQKSKERSDFEAECCIVLDGMELQGERAIWTDSTSSAAAEGQFLQGLGNLAQFWECCSSSSGDADGESFGGESPIRLSPILDGAALDPHLLAGNQELFSDINEGSGINSCFSVFEVQCSNSVLPFSFETLNLGNENTDSSVNTLGKTQSRLLIWTRNSAFEENEHCSNLSTRTCSPWSHSEETRSDNETLSLQLEESTQFNAEDVNYVVPRVSSNYVDEELLDFLQDETCQQNSRTLGEIPTLVLKKKSKLESVCGIQLEQKPENKTFEPTHVRCGSSPGGDGYGPGVIKDIWTQLAERNSVALVEVEGAADELFSTDVNNYCCCLDAEAEGEPLREPSKAVQRSEYHLWEGQKENLEKRAFVSGELSKVDGGDYTTPSKPWDVAQEKENAFILGGVYGELKTFSSDGEWAVVPPSHAKGSLLQCAASDVVTIAGTDVFMTPGNSFAPGHRQLWKPLVALEQSDPPRTGEGGLNKGFSFVFHEDFLGACGNFQVEDPGLEYSFSSFDLDNPFSQVLHVECSFEPEGIASFSPGFRPKSILCSDPDSDVFHPRICGVDRTQYRAIRISPRTHFRPISASELSPGAGSESEFESEKDEASLPVPPQVDAFEDPQADLKPLEEDAQKEGHYYGKSELESGKFLPRLKKSGMEKSAQTSLDAQEEPAGKQAQCLECSGSEPLGTGVESSEANCKIMAPCEEDANHFCSCKAGCQFPAYEDNPVPSGQLEEFPVLSTDVQGINRSQEKQTWWEKALYSPLFPASECEGVFCL from the exons GAGAATGACATCTTCCTGGGCTGGGAAAAAGGAGCTTACAAGAAATGGGGAAAGAGTAAGAAGAAGTGCTCGGATCTCACTCTGGAAGAGATGAAAAAACAGGCTGCTGTCCAGTGTCTTCGATCTGCATCTGATGAA AGCTCTGGAATCGAGACGTTAGTGGAGGAGCTCTGCTCCCGCCTAAAAGACCTGCAGAGCAAGCAAG AAGAGAAGATTCACAAAAAGTTCGAAGGGTGTCCCTCTCCAGAGGCAGAGTTATCCCCGACAGCAAAGGATCAAGTGGAAAT GTACTACGAAGCGTTTCCCCCGCTTTCGGAAAAGCCAGTTTGCCTGCAAGAGATCATGACCGTGTGGAACAAGTCTAAAGTCTGCTCTTCCTCCAGCTCCTCGTCATCGTCCACCGCGCCCCCAGCCAGCACAGACACGGCGTCCCCCAAGGACTGCAACAGTGAGGGCGAGGCCAGCAGGGACAGGGGCGAGGTGGTGCCCACCGCTGTACACGCGCAAACCCTGAGCAGAAGTAAAAATGAGAAGGAGAACAAATTTGGGAACGGCACAATTGAAGAGAAGCCTGCTTTGTACAAAAAACAAATGCGACACAAACCCGAAGGCAAGGTCCGCCCTCGCTCCTGGTCCTCCGGCTCCAGTGAGGCAGGCTCCAGCTCGAGCGGGAATCAGGGAGAACTAAAAGCATCCATGAAGTGCGTGAAAGTCAGACACAAGGCGCGAGACCTCCGAAACAGGAAAGGGCGGAATGGGCAGAGCAGGCTCTCGCTGAAGCATGGCGAGAGGGCCGAAAGGATCACCCACgtgggcggcggcggcagcagcagcagtggcggctCTGGCAGGCAGCTGTGCAGGCGAGCGAAGAGACCATTGAAGGAGGTAGGCAGGAGGGACGCAGACGGCGCAGAGGGCAGAGACCTGCACCTGGACAGCAGAAACGACAAGGAATACAAAGAAGAGCCACTGTGGTACACCGAACCGATTGCAGAATATTTCGTTCCTTTGAGCAGGAAAAGTAAACTAGAGACCACGTACCGAAACCAACAGGATGCGCGGGATCCGACTGCAGAGGCGATAGGAGAACTGTCTGACTCAGTGCACGGTCTTTGTATCAGCAACAGTAACATTCATAAAGCGTACCTCCCAGCGGGTACTTTCATCGATGGTCACTTTGTAGAAATGCCTGCGGTTATAAATGAGGAGGTTGACCTCCCTGGGACCTCATTCTGTTCTCTCCCGGAGGACAACAGCTACTCGGATGATATTCATCTGTCAGAGTTAACACACTTCTATGAAGTGGACATTGATCAATCCATGTTGGATCCTGGTGCCTCAGAAACAATGCAAGGAGAAAGTCGGATTTTGAATATGATTCGACAAAAAAGCAAGGAGAGAAGTGATTTTGAGGCAGAATGTTGCATAGTGTTAGATGGGATGGAGTTGCAAGGGGAACGTGCAATATGGACAGATTCCACCAGCTCCGCGGCCGCCGAGGGCCAgttcctgcagggcctgggcaaCCTGGCGCAGTTCTGGGAGTGCTGCTCGTCCAGCTCCGGGGATGCCGACGGCGAGAGCTTCGGGGGAGAGTCTCCGATCAGGCTCTCTCCCATCTTAGACGGCGCAGCCCTCGACCCGCATCTGCTTGCCGGCAATCAAGAGCTCTTCTCAGATATTAATGAAGGATCTGGTATAAACTCTTGTTTTTCAGTGTTTGAAGTGCAATGCAGTAATTCTGTTCTACCATTTTCTTTTGAAACACTCAACTTGGGGAATGAAAATACAGATTCTAGTGTGAACACACTCGGGAAAACACAGTCCAGGTTGCTAATATGGACCAGAAATAGTGCCTTTGAAGAAAATGAACACTGTTCTAATCTTTCCACAAGAACCTGTAGCCCATGGTCCCATTCAGAAGAAACACGTTCGGACAATGAGACGTTAAGTCTCCAGTTGGAAGAATCCACGCAGTTTAACGCAGAAGATGTTAATTATGTGGTTCCTAGAGTCTCGTCAAATTATGTAGATGAAGAACTTCTAGATTTTTTGCAAGATGAAACTTGCCAACAAAACAGTAGAACTTTAGGAGAAATTCCCAcgttagttttaaaaaaaaaatcgaaaCTAGAATCTGTCTGTGGTATTCAGCTCGAACAAAAACCAGAGAACAAAACCTTTGAACCTACGCACGTGCGTTGTGGGAGCAGCCCCGGTGGAGACGGCTACGGGCCAGGGGTCATTAAGGACATCTGGACACAGCTGGCGGAGAGGAACTCCGTGGCGCTGGTGGAAGTCGAAGGAGCTGCTGATGAGCTGTTCTCCACAGACGTGAACAACTATTGCTGCTGCCTGGACGCTGAAGCCGAGGGGGAGCCGCTCCGGGAGCCCAGCAAGGCCGTGCAGCGGTCGGAGTACCACCTGTGGGAGGGGCAGAAGGAGAACCTGGAGAAGCGCGCCTTTGTGTCGGGCGAGCTGTCCAAGGTGGACGGCGGCGACTACACCACACCCTCCAAGCCTTGGGACGTGGCCCAGGAGAAGGAGAACGCCTTCATTCTCGGGGGCGTGTACGGAGAGCTGAAGACCTTCAGCAGCGACGGGGAGTGGGCGGTGGTGCCGCCCAGCCACGCGAAGGGAAGCCTGCTGCAGTGCGCGGCCTCCGACGTGGTGACCATCGCCGGCACGGACGTCTTCATGACGCCGGGGAACAGCTTCGCTCCCGGCCACCGGCAGCTGTGGAAGCCCCTCGTGGCGCTGGAGCAGAGCGACCCGCCGAGGACGGGGGAGGGCGGGTTAAATAAGGGGTTTTCCTTTGTCTTCCATGAAGACTTCCTGGGAGCTTGTGGCAACTTCCAAGTTGAAGATCCTGGACTCGAGTATTCGTTCTCTTCCTTCGACTTGGACAATCCGTTTTCCCAGGTTCTCCACGTGGAGTGCTCCTTTGAGCCCGAAGGGATTGCGTCTTTCAGCCCTGGTTTCAGGCCGAAGTCCATCCTCTGCTCCGACCCCGACAGTGACGTGTTCCACCCCAGGATCTGCGGCGTCGACAGAACCCAGTACAGGGCCATTCGGATCTCGCCTAGGACCCACTTCCGCCCCATTTCCGCATCTGAGCTGTCCCCTGGAGCGGGGAGCGAGTCGGAGTTTGAGTCTGAGAAAGACGAAGCCAGTCTCCCCGTTCCTCCTCAGGTTGATGCGTTCGAAGATCCACAGGCAGATCTCAAGCCCCTGGAAGAAGATGCGCAGAAAGAAGGCCATTACTACGGGAAGTCGGAACTGGAGTCGGGGAAGTTCCTGCCCCGGCTGAAGAAGTCGGGGATGGAGAAGAGCGCGCAGACGTCCCTGGATGCGCAGGAGGAGCCGGCGGGGAAGCAGGCCCAGTGCCTGGAGTGCAGCGGGAGCGAGCCCCTGGGCACCGGTGTGGAAAGCTCAGAGGCAAATTGTAAAATAATGGCCCCGTGCGAGGAAGACGCTAATCATTTCTGCAGTTGCAAAGCAGGTTGTCAGTTCCCTGCCTATGAAGATAACCCGGTTCCTTCCGGACAGCTGGAGGAG TTTCCCGTGTTGAGCACTGATGTACAAGGAATAAACAGAAGTCAAGAGAAGCAGACCTGGTGGGAGAAAGCCCTGTACTCGCCCCTCTTCCCTGCGTCAGAGTGCGAAG GTGTCTTCTGTCTGTGA